One Phycisphaerae bacterium RAS2 DNA window includes the following coding sequences:
- the xcpT_3 gene encoding Type II secretion system protein G precursor has product MVTKRRAFTLIELLTVMAIIVLLIGILVPALGAARDRARRTATKAQIKAMTDGLEAFHADKDSYPPSNPGLYTTDPYNLAGTRDAQLANWALGNGANELQGAHLLADVLVGRDMLGYDPMPSAAGTTYDRWNPSNDRQKYYSPADGVSMSSLAEPPSDGGGEVPNTLGNPQPLIAGNNPQPGSVPLLARVFVDRFGWPILYYRANPTSNADSPIISQTDAVPAPTDLALAGNGFYDGMDNQVFTSYDQASPYNRRHRIADANLPITTADYDGLEAIPNQIAGSNGPGFAEFIRSFRATTYTATDPKLIRYPRPVRMDSFIILSAGKDGFYGNLDDVANFAVLSEER; this is encoded by the coding sequence ATGGTCACCAAACGCCGCGCCTTCACGCTGATCGAACTGCTCACCGTCATGGCCATCATTGTCCTGCTGATCGGCATTCTTGTTCCGGCGTTGGGCGCAGCGCGCGACCGTGCGCGCCGGACTGCCACCAAAGCGCAGATCAAGGCTATGACAGACGGACTGGAGGCGTTCCACGCTGACAAAGATTCCTATCCCCCTTCCAACCCCGGCCTCTACACGACGGACCCGTACAACTTGGCGGGCACGCGCGATGCGCAGTTGGCGAATTGGGCGCTGGGTAACGGCGCGAATGAGTTGCAGGGCGCGCACCTGCTGGCGGATGTTCTGGTGGGACGCGACATGCTCGGCTACGACCCGATGCCCAGCGCAGCCGGAACCACCTACGACCGATGGAACCCCTCTAACGACCGCCAGAAATACTACAGTCCGGCCGATGGCGTCAGCATGTCATCCTTGGCCGAGCCGCCCAGCGACGGCGGTGGCGAAGTCCCGAATACGCTCGGCAACCCGCAGCCGCTTATCGCCGGCAACAATCCGCAGCCGGGAAGCGTCCCCTTGCTCGCACGCGTGTTCGTCGATCGCTTCGGCTGGCCGATTCTGTATTACCGCGCTAACCCAACCTCTAATGCTGACTCGCCGATTATCTCGCAGACCGATGCGGTGCCAGCGCCGACCGATCTCGCGTTGGCGGGCAATGGTTTCTACGACGGCATGGATAATCAGGTCTTCACCAGCTACGACCAGGCCAGCCCGTACAACAGGCGGCATCGCATCGCCGATGCCAACCTGCCCATCACGACGGCGGACTACGACGGATTGGAGGCTATCCCCAACCAGATCGCCGGTTCCAACGGGCCTGGCTTCGCCGAGTTTATCCGCTCATTCCGCGCCACCACCTATACCGCCACCGACCCCAAGCTCATTCGTTATCCTAGGCCGGTCCGCATGGACAGCTTCATCATCCTCTCCGCCGGAAAGGACGGCTTCTACGGCAACCT
- a CDS encoding Bacterial regulatory protein, luxR family has product MKRSSALDAAPRKGRRPGYVLFAPWRGFLERPWFDALFFFGAAPMVHISPDFSQNSQPIPKLPALNTDTWALVIRTLQLSPQQVKVTSQVLRGLCDKQIASELGIKEPTVRTHLRRIFRRNGLRDRGELILRIFAIAQVAWVRLARHH; this is encoded by the coding sequence ATGAAGAGAAGCAGTGCCTTGGATGCCGCGCCCCGAAAGGGGCGTCGGCCAGGGTACGTTCTCTTCGCCCCTTGGCGGGGGTTTCTGGAGCGGCCTTGGTTTGACGCCCTCTTTTTTTTCGGGGCCGCGCCGATGGTTCATATATCTCCTGATTTCTCGCAGAATTCGCAGCCTATCCCCAAGCTGCCCGCGCTCAACACCGACACCTGGGCGCTGGTCATTCGCACACTTCAGCTCTCCCCCCAGCAAGTGAAAGTGACGTCTCAAGTCCTCCGGGGGCTCTGCGACAAGCAGATCGCATCCGAACTCGGAATTAAGGAACCGACGGTGCGAACGCACTTAAGACGCATCTTTCGACGCAACGGGCTGCGGGATCGCGGAGAGCTGATTCTGCGAATCTTCGCCATCGCACAGGTTGCCTGGGTCCGGCTGGCGCGTCATCACTAA
- the dnaE2_1 gene encoding Error-prone DNA polymerase, with protein sequence MPDPADPKAHAHPFKRDAPEVDSTHRPGYTPSLTAYAELTVASNFTFLTGASHPDELIEQAAMLGYRAIALADCNSLAGIVRAHVAAKETGIPFVVGCRLRFVEPAGLSLFVYPTDRAAYGRLCRLLTFGKRRAPKGECHLSLLDLGEHAPGLLAVAWFASPLDGDVPGTVAHLAKLFDDDCLSLALARLYTPDDPKCRESIIRLARQTGVPLVAVNDVHYHVPQRRALHDVLACIRHGCTLDEAGFRLFSNAERHLKAPDEIARLFADHPEAVARSVQIAERAAGFSLDQLRYEYPHEICPPGLTPMEHLRRLTWLCAGERYPQGVPEKVRRQVEHEFALIEELNYAPFFLTVHDLVRFARSRGILCQGRGAAANSAVCFCLGVTSVDPDRINVLFERFVSRERDEPPDIDVDFEHERREEVMQYIYEKYGRDRAGLTAEVITYRSRSAVRDVGKALGLSLDAVDRIAKRVHDWHEDGFTTEKLATLGLDPADPLLRLFVRLVGLIVGFPRHLSQHVGGFVISRGLLCELVPIENAAMENRTVIEWDKDDIEALGMLKVDVLALGMLTCIRKALEMIEQHHARPLTLASIPPEDPAVYDMICAADTIGVFQIESRAQMTMLPRLKPRCFYDLVIEVAIVRPGPIVGDMVHPFLRRRNGEEPVVYPDEKVAQVLGRTLGVPLFQEQAMALAIAAAGFTPGEAEKLRRTISAWKSRGKDAIPHYRRRFIEGMVGNGYARAFAEQCFERLKGFSEYGFPESHSASFALLVYASAWIKCYYPAVFAAALLNSQPMGFYAPAQIIRDARDHRVDVRPVDVNRSDWDCTLEDSGRAVRLGMRMVKGLRETDARAIAQAVRHRGRFASVVDLWRVSEAPSSSLHSLAFADAFGSMGLSRQQALWAVQSLRGKPLPLFDAHSAPKQASEPPKIAAPLPPMSQPGEVARDYRAVGLSLKVHPLSFLREALAKRRILTAAEIRDERCCPHGRVAAVAGMVLFRQRPGTAKGVMFMTLEDETGRSDLIVRPRVYQRCATAALYGQTVIAHGRVERDGQVVHILASKVEEVTESLALPALSRDFC encoded by the coding sequence GTGCCCGATCCAGCCGATCCTAAAGCGCACGCTCACCCGTTCAAGCGCGATGCGCCGGAAGTGGATAGTACGCACCGGCCGGGCTATACGCCGTCGCTCACAGCGTATGCCGAGTTGACGGTTGCGAGCAATTTCACGTTCCTGACCGGGGCCAGCCATCCCGATGAATTGATCGAACAGGCCGCCATGCTGGGCTATCGCGCCATCGCCCTGGCGGATTGCAACTCCCTGGCCGGGATCGTCCGCGCGCACGTGGCCGCGAAAGAGACAGGCATTCCCTTCGTTGTCGGCTGCCGCCTGCGATTCGTCGAGCCGGCCGGATTGTCGCTCTTCGTCTATCCGACCGATCGCGCTGCCTACGGCCGGTTGTGCCGGTTGCTCACCTTCGGCAAGCGCCGCGCCCCCAAGGGCGAGTGTCACTTGTCGCTGCTTGATCTCGGCGAGCACGCGCCGGGGCTGCTGGCCGTCGCGTGGTTTGCGTCGCCGCTGGATGGCGACGTGCCGGGCACCGTGGCGCATCTGGCCAAACTTTTTGATGACGACTGCCTGTCCCTAGCGTTGGCCCGGCTATACACCCCCGACGATCCAAAATGCCGGGAAAGCATCATTCGCCTCGCCCGGCAAACCGGCGTGCCGCTCGTCGCCGTGAACGATGTGCATTACCACGTTCCGCAGCGCCGGGCGCTGCACGATGTTCTCGCCTGCATCCGGCACGGCTGCACGCTGGACGAGGCGGGGTTCCGGCTGTTCTCCAACGCCGAGCGGCACCTCAAAGCCCCCGATGAAATCGCCCGGCTGTTCGCCGACCATCCCGAAGCCGTCGCGCGGAGCGTCCAAATCGCGGAGCGCGCGGCGGGTTTCTCGCTCGACCAACTGCGCTACGAGTACCCCCACGAAATCTGCCCGCCCGGCCTGACGCCGATGGAGCATCTGCGCCGGCTTACCTGGCTATGCGCTGGTGAACGCTATCCGCAGGGCGTGCCGGAAAAAGTCCGCCGCCAGGTCGAGCATGAATTCGCCTTGATCGAGGAATTGAACTACGCGCCGTTCTTCCTGACGGTTCACGATCTCGTCCGCTTCGCGCGGTCGCGCGGCATTCTCTGCCAGGGGCGCGGCGCGGCGGCGAACTCGGCCGTCTGCTTCTGCCTCGGCGTCACGTCCGTCGATCCCGACCGGATCAACGTGCTGTTCGAGCGCTTCGTCAGTCGCGAGCGCGACGAGCCTCCCGACATCGACGTGGACTTTGAACACGAGCGCCGCGAAGAGGTCATGCAGTATATTTACGAGAAGTACGGCCGCGATCGCGCCGGCCTGACCGCCGAAGTCATTACCTATCGCAGCCGCAGCGCCGTGCGCGATGTCGGCAAGGCGCTTGGATTGTCGCTGGATGCCGTCGATCGAATCGCCAAGCGGGTGCATGACTGGCACGAGGACGGTTTCACCACGGAAAAGCTTGCCACGCTGGGACTCGACCCCGCCGATCCCCTGCTGCGGCTCTTTGTGCGGCTCGTCGGCTTGATCGTCGGTTTTCCGCGTCACCTGTCGCAGCATGTCGGCGGATTCGTGATTTCGCGCGGGCTGCTCTGCGAACTCGTCCCCATTGAAAACGCGGCGATGGAAAACCGCACCGTCATCGAGTGGGACAAGGACGATATCGAAGCGCTGGGAATGCTCAAGGTGGACGTGCTGGCGCTGGGGATGCTCACCTGCATCCGCAAAGCGCTGGAAATGATCGAGCAACACCATGCCCGGCCGCTGACTCTGGCTTCGATTCCACCGGAAGACCCGGCCGTGTACGACATGATCTGCGCCGCCGACACCATCGGCGTCTTTCAAATCGAATCTCGCGCGCAAATGACCATGCTCCCCCGCTTGAAGCCGCGATGCTTCTACGACCTGGTGATCGAAGTCGCCATTGTCCGCCCCGGCCCCATCGTCGGCGACATGGTGCATCCGTTCCTGCGGCGGCGCAACGGCGAAGAGCCGGTGGTCTATCCCGATGAGAAAGTCGCACAGGTGCTGGGCCGGACGCTCGGCGTGCCGCTCTTTCAGGAACAGGCGATGGCGCTGGCCATCGCCGCCGCCGGCTTCACCCCCGGCGAAGCCGAAAAGCTCCGCCGCACGATCAGCGCCTGGAAGAGTCGCGGCAAGGATGCCATTCCGCACTACCGCCGCCGATTCATCGAAGGCATGGTCGGCAACGGCTACGCACGAGCGTTTGCCGAGCAATGTTTTGAACGGCTCAAGGGATTCAGCGAATACGGCTTTCCCGAATCGCACTCGGCGAGCTTCGCCTTGCTGGTCTATGCCTCGGCCTGGATCAAATGCTATTACCCCGCCGTCTTCGCCGCCGCGCTGCTGAACAGTCAGCCGATGGGCTTCTACGCCCCCGCCCAGATCATCCGCGATGCCCGCGATCATCGCGTCGATGTGCGGCCGGTGGATGTGAACCGCAGCGATTGGGATTGCACGCTGGAAGATAGCGGCCGCGCGGTTCGGCTTGGAATGCGGATGGTCAAGGGCCTGCGCGAAACCGACGCCCGCGCGATTGCCCAGGCGGTGCGGCATCGCGGCCGGTTCGCCTCCGTCGTCGATCTATGGCGCGTCAGCGAAGCCCCGTCGTCGTCGCTTCATTCACTGGCCTTCGCGGACGCCTTCGGATCAATGGGATTGAGTAGGCAACAGGCGTTGTGGGCGGTGCAGTCGCTTCGCGGAAAGCCGCTGCCGTTATTCGACGCCCACAGCGCACCGAAACAGGCGTCCGAACCGCCAAAAATCGCCGCTCCGTTGCCGCCGATGTCACAGCCCGGCGAAGTCGCCCGCGATTACCGAGCGGTCGGCCTCTCGCTCAAGGTCCATCCACTCTCATTCCTCCGCGAAGCGTTGGCGAAGAGGCGCATCCTCACCGCCGCCGAAATCCGCGACGAGCGCTGTTGTCCGCACGGCCGAGTTGCCGCCGTCGCCGGCATGGTGCTGTTTCGCCAACGGCCCGGCACCGCCAAGGGCGTAATGTTCATGACGCTGGAGGATGAGACGGGCCGCAGCGACCTGATCGTCCGCCCCCGCGTCTATCAGCGATGCGCGACCGCCGCTTTGTATGGTCAAACCGTTATCGCCCACGGCCGCGTCGAACGCGATGGCCAAGTCGTTCATATCCTGGCAAGCAAGGTCGAAGAAGTTACCGAGTCCTTGGCCTTGCCGGCGCTTTCGCGGGACTTTTGCTGA